Part of the Natronobacterium gregoryi SP2 genome, TCGAATCGGGATGCGTGGCTCGCTCGTTATCGTTCTCCTGCCGCCGGTCGTGGGGTTCACACTACTGCCTCTCGTCGACAGTGTGTGGGTCCTCGTCGGCGTGACGGCACTGATCAGCACGATGCTCGGCTCGGGCGCGATCACGCAGTCGTACCTGGCCGACTCGTTCTCCGAGGAAATGCAAGGGACCGGACTCGGCGTGATCCGGACCGCGACGGCGACGCTCGGTGCCGGCGGACCAGTACTGTTCGGCGTGATAGCGGACTACGGCTTCTTCGATCAAGGATACTTCGCTCTCGCCGGGATCATGGCCGTCGTCATCCTACTGACGCTCCGGATGCCGCGATCCTGAAGTCAGTCCCCTCCCACGCCGACCGACCGCGCCGACTCGCGTTCCGCCCACCGACCGAACTGCTCGACCGACTCGAGAGCGTCGACCTCGCCGCGAGCCGTCGCCACGTCGACGATGAGTTCGGTGAGATTCGCCTTGTCCGTAAGGAACTCGTCACGGCGTCGCCGCCAGGTTTCGTCGACCGTCTCGTCGCCGAGCAACGCCTCGAGACGCTCGAGAATTGCCTCGGCTTCGGCGACGTTGTGGATGAGTCCCTGGCTCTCGAGGGCGACGAAGTTTCCCATGTCGTCGTCGCCGACGAAGGAGTTCGAGCGGATCGCTGGCGTCCCGAGCAGGGCGGCCTCCGTGACCATCGTCTGCGTGTCGGCCACGAGCAGGTTCGCTTCGGCGAGCGCGTCGTGCATCAGTGCGGGGTGAAGGTCGAACGGTCGGGCCGGCAGCCCCTCGAGGCCGGTCTCGCCGCTCTCGTCCGAGACGAGGACGGTGACATCTTCGGCGAGTCGCTCGACGATCCGGCGGCGATCCGCCCCTGTCAGGCCGTGCTTGCCGACATCGTGCTGGGAGCCGAAGGCGTTGAGCCGGAGGATGGCGTAGGGCTCGTCGGCCCCGAGGTCGAGCCGCTCTCGTATCTCGGGGTTGGGATCGTAGATCTCGGGATGGAGGTACGCACACTCTTTGAACCCG contains:
- a CDS encoding DUF354 domain-containing protein translates to MRYLFFTNTPAHVHLYKHAIERLADRGDEVLVLARDYTCTVDLLEWYDLPYEVYGACDTSKGSLLSRLPAHYARAIRLARRYDPDLVFGMGGYAAHTGAVVRTPTVLLIDSEPASFDHTVSTPFARAILTPDTFRKDLGDHHYVFPGFKECAYLHPEIYDPNPEIRERLDLGADEPYAILRLNAFGSQHDVGKHGLTGADRRRIVERLAEDVTVLVSDESGETGLEGLPARPFDLHPALMHDALAEANLLVADTQTMVTEAALLGTPAIRSNSFVGDDDMGNFVALESQGLIHNVAEAEAILERLEALLGDETVDETWRRRRDEFLTDKANLTELIVDVATARGEVDALESVEQFGRWAERESARSVGVGGD